A single window of Deinococcus sp. KSM4-11 DNA harbors:
- a CDS encoding 4a-hydroxytetrahydrobiopterin dehydratase, with the protein MSYDPRMAYDPSRLLSDGDVQARKAPGWWGDDGRLWREYTFDTYKSGVEFAVKVAAQAEAQNHHPDILIGYRKVKVSYFTHDAGGITDLDIAGSAAVNALYGE; encoded by the coding sequence ATGTCGTACGATCCCCGCATGGCCTACGATCCTTCCCGCCTCCTGTCCGACGGCGACGTGCAGGCCCGCAAAGCGCCGGGCTGGTGGGGTGACGACGGCCGGCTATGGCGGGAGTACACCTTCGACACCTACAAGTCGGGCGTGGAGTTCGCCGTGAAGGTTGCCGCACAGGCCGAGGCGCAGAACCACCACCCGGACATCCTGATCGGGTACCGCAAGGTGAAGGTCAGCTACTTCACGCACGATGCGGGCGGCATTACCGATCTGGATATCGCGGGTTCGGCCGCCGTGAACGCCCTGTACGGCGAATGA
- a CDS encoding thioesterase family protein, whose amino-acid sequence MSADLPEAHPDWDGLIPERRHELLLTVGPDDLDELDHVNNVVYLAWCELVARAHASRLGLDTPALATLGAVPVARQHRITYHVPAVLGDRARVRTLLTESAGLRSVRLYTIDRANDDDPPEGVRLAECRTDWVWVDPASGRPKRTPGEVLQRFGFAAR is encoded by the coding sequence ATGAGTGCCGACCTCCCCGAAGCCCACCCGGACTGGGACGGCCTGATTCCCGAACGGCGGCACGAACTCCTGCTGACCGTCGGCCCGGATGATCTGGACGAACTCGACCACGTCAATAACGTCGTGTACCTCGCGTGGTGCGAGCTGGTCGCCCGCGCGCACGCCTCGCGCCTGGGCCTGGACACACCCGCCCTGGCCACGCTGGGAGCCGTGCCGGTCGCGCGTCAGCACCGCATCACGTACCACGTGCCCGCCGTGCTGGGCGACCGCGCCCGGGTGCGCACCCTCCTGACCGAGAGCGCCGGATTGCGCTCCGTGCGCCTCTACACCATTGACCGCGCGAACGACGACGATCCACCCGAAGGGGTGCGGCTGGCCGAATGCCGCACCGACTGGGTCTGGGTCGATCCGGCGTCCGGGCGGCCCAAACGCACACCAGGCGAGGTGCTTCAGCGCTTCGGCTTCGCGGCCCGCTGA
- the ilvD gene encoding dihydroxy-acid dehydratase, with product MPTYRSRTTTEGRNMAGARALWRATGMQEGDFQKPIIAVVNSFTQFVPGHVHLKDLGQLVAREIEAAGGVAKEFNTIAVDDGIAMGHDGMLYSLPSRELIADSVEYMVNAHCADAMVCISNCDKITPGMLMAALRLNIPVVFVSGGPMEAGKILLKDTQHSLDLVDAMVMAADDAVSDEEVLAVERSACPTCGSCSGMFTANSMNCLTEALGLSLPGNGSVLATHADRQHLFKRAGHLIVDLAKRHYEGDDEGVLPRNIATFEAFENAMTLDIAMGGSTNTVLHLLAAAHEAGVDFTMADIDRLSRRVPVLCKVAPAKSDVHMEDVHRAGGIMAILGQLEKADLLNRNVKSVHADSLEEALGRWDVSRTEDEQTHTFYRAAPGGIPTQLAFSQARRYTALDTDREKGVIRTAEHAFSQDGGLAVLYGNLAEDGCIVKTAGVDDSNLTFTGTARVFESQDAAVDGILGGDVKEGDVVLIRYEGPRGGPGMQEMLYPTSYLKSRGLGKACALVTDGRFSGGSSGLSIGHVSPEAAEGGTIGLVHTGDTIEIDIPGRTIHLAVSDAELAARRQKRDEDGWHPAEPRARKITAALRAYASMTTSAARGAVRSI from the coding sequence ATGCCGACTTACCGCTCGAGAACGACGACTGAAGGCCGCAACATGGCGGGTGCCCGCGCCCTGTGGCGCGCGACGGGAATGCAGGAAGGGGACTTCCAGAAGCCGATCATCGCGGTGGTGAACTCGTTCACGCAGTTCGTGCCGGGCCATGTCCACCTGAAGGATCTGGGGCAACTGGTCGCGCGGGAGATTGAGGCGGCGGGCGGCGTGGCGAAGGAATTCAACACCATCGCCGTCGATGACGGGATCGCCATGGGCCACGACGGCATGCTGTACTCGCTGCCCAGCCGGGAGCTCATCGCGGACAGCGTGGAGTACATGGTGAACGCCCACTGCGCCGACGCGATGGTGTGCATCAGCAACTGCGACAAGATCACGCCGGGCATGCTGATGGCCGCCCTACGCCTGAACATCCCGGTCGTGTTCGTGTCGGGCGGACCGATGGAAGCGGGGAAAATCCTGCTGAAAGACACGCAGCATTCCCTGGATCTGGTGGACGCGATGGTCATGGCCGCCGACGACGCCGTGAGCGACGAGGAGGTGCTGGCCGTGGAGCGGAGCGCGTGCCCCACCTGCGGGTCGTGCTCGGGGATGTTCACGGCGAACTCCATGAACTGCCTGACCGAGGCGCTGGGGCTGTCGCTGCCGGGGAACGGCTCGGTGCTCGCCACGCACGCCGACCGGCAGCACCTGTTCAAGCGGGCTGGGCACCTGATCGTGGATCTGGCCAAGCGCCACTACGAGGGCGACGACGAGGGCGTCCTGCCGCGAAACATCGCCACCTTCGAAGCCTTCGAGAACGCCATGACGCTGGACATCGCCATGGGCGGCTCCACCAACACCGTGCTGCACCTGCTGGCCGCCGCGCACGAGGCGGGCGTGGACTTCACCATGGCGGACATCGACCGCCTGTCGCGCCGGGTGCCGGTGCTGTGTAAGGTCGCGCCCGCGAAAAGCGACGTCCACATGGAGGACGTGCACCGCGCCGGAGGCATCATGGCAATCCTGGGGCAACTGGAGAAAGCGGACCTGCTGAACCGGAACGTGAAGTCCGTCCACGCCGACAGCCTGGAGGAGGCGCTGGGACGCTGGGACGTGTCGCGCACGGAGGACGAGCAGACGCACACCTTCTACCGCGCCGCGCCCGGCGGCATTCCCACGCAGCTGGCGTTCTCGCAGGCGCGGCGGTACACAGCGCTGGACACCGACCGCGAGAAGGGCGTGATCCGCACGGCCGAGCACGCGTTCTCGCAGGACGGCGGGCTGGCCGTGCTGTACGGCAACCTCGCGGAGGACGGCTGCATCGTCAAGACGGCGGGCGTGGACGACAGCAACCTGACCTTCACCGGCACGGCCCGCGTGTTCGAATCCCAGGACGCGGCCGTCGACGGCATCCTGGGCGGCGACGTGAAGGAAGGCGACGTCGTCCTGATCCGCTACGAGGGGCCACGCGGCGGCCCCGGCATGCAGGAGATGCTCTACCCCACCAGCTACCTGAAGTCGAGGGGCCTCGGCAAGGCCTGTGCCCTGGTGACCGACGGGCGCTTCAGCGGCGGCTCGTCGGGCCTGTCCATCGGGCACGTGTCGCCGGAAGCGGCCGAGGGCGGCACGATCGGCCTGGTGCACACGGGCGACACCATCGAGATCGACATTCCGGGCCGCACGATCCACCTCGCGGTCAGCGACGCCGAACTCGCCGCCCGCCGTCAGAAACGCGACGAGGACGGCTGGCATCCGGCGGAGCCCAGGGCGCGCAAGATCACGGCCGCCCTGCGCGCCTACGCCAGCATGACGACCAGCGCCGCGCGGGGAGCCGTGCGGAGCATCTGA
- a CDS encoding cyclase family protein — protein sequence MTPSFPLDISRTLTPGHPNWPGDAPFVVEPGLRMAGGDTVNTGILRTSTHTGTHVDAPWHYDAAGARLHELPLDVWIGPCRVIDVRGAAEDGLVPAHVLDDLPDVLPPRLLLHTGQPAHWMTFPGDFVALSPALVVGLARRGVRLIGTDSPSVDPLESKTLDAHAVCRETGTFILEGLNLSAVPGGDYTLVCLPLPLHGADGAPARAILLPAGTATT from the coding sequence ATGACGCCATCGTTCCCTCTCGATATCTCCCGCACGCTGACGCCCGGACACCCGAACTGGCCCGGCGACGCTCCTTTCGTGGTGGAGCCGGGCCTGCGGATGGCAGGCGGCGACACCGTAAACACCGGCATCCTGAGGACCAGCACCCACACCGGCACGCACGTGGACGCCCCCTGGCATTACGACGCGGCGGGCGCCCGGCTGCATGAGCTCCCGCTGGACGTGTGGATCGGGCCGTGCCGCGTGATCGACGTCCGTGGCGCGGCGGAAGACGGCCTCGTGCCCGCCCACGTTCTGGATGACCTTCCAGACGTGCTTCCCCCCCGGCTGCTGCTCCATACTGGCCAGCCCGCGCACTGGATGACCTTTCCCGGCGACTTCGTGGCCCTCTCCCCTGCCCTGGTCGTCGGGTTGGCCCGGCGCGGCGTGCGTCTGATTGGCACGGACTCGCCCAGCGTCGATCCGCTGGAGAGCAAGACCCTGGACGCCCATGCCGTGTGCCGCGAGACCGGAACCTTCATCCTGGAGGGCCTGAACCTGAGTGCCGTGCCGGGGGGCGACTACACCCTGGTGTGCCTGCCCCTCCCCCTGCACGGCGCGGACGGGGCTCCGGCACGGGCCATCCTGCTCCCGGCCGGTACGGCCACCACCTGA
- the mutS gene encoding DNA mismatch repair protein MutS gives MRPQRAQSVLKGTGSGALPPMLEQYVAMRDEVASQLPHALLLFQVGDFYETFGEDAERAARLLGLTLTHKSSKDFSTPMAGIPLRALDGNVEKLLAAGVCVAVADQVEEAGTGLVDRKVTQLLTPGTVTEERHLGVDENYLAAVATGDGYALALLDVSTGEFRCAAFHTRLALYDELSRWRAREVLLAPELAGNAALLADFQARFPVMLSPANFDEDGCRTELGTTLGEVPGTLSTPALVRACGAVAGYARVTLQGQLGMVRRVVRFEPGAHMRLADSALRALEVFTPQSPQGMTLMDILCQTRTAGGRRRLRAWLRAPLLDELSIRARQDGVEALTRAADLRGGVRSLLYRAHDLERLAARVATRRATPREVAALARTLELLPEATRLLDGQGGLLGGIRARLDGLPDVVTRIRAALVDDPPLRLGDGGLIRDGFSAELDEVRGSALSHRAWLAELETSERKRTGIGSLKVGFNSVFGYYLEVTGPHLGKVPPDYRQVATLKDRARFTRPDLREREREIARLDAAASRLEVEVFTELRDSLAAHAEALAEAAGALSELDVLAALAELAVDCSWRRPQTVPETELALTQARHPVVERSTGGKFVPNDAALDGGRFLLLLTGPNMAGKSTYLRTVAICALLHQIGSFVPADHASMPVYDAIHTRIGASDDLAGGRSTFMVEMSELAAILHGATARSLVILDEVGRGTSTLDGLAIAQAALEHLHVTRAHTLFATHYFELTRLESELPGVVNLHVAAEEDARTDGGVGLTFYHQVVPGAARHSYGVEVARLAGLPGNVTTRAGRLLTALNAGGDDRRLVQELATLDVSRLTPLQALELIHRWQREATGTADAEAVHP, from the coding sequence ATGCGGCCCCAGCGAGCGCAGAGCGTCCTGAAAGGCACCGGCAGCGGGGCCCTGCCGCCCATGCTGGAGCAGTACGTGGCCATGCGCGACGAGGTGGCTTCTCAGCTCCCGCACGCGCTGCTGCTGTTTCAGGTGGGCGATTTCTACGAGACCTTCGGGGAGGACGCCGAGCGGGCCGCGCGGCTGCTGGGACTGACCCTGACTCACAAGAGCAGCAAGGACTTCAGCACGCCGATGGCCGGAATTCCCCTGCGGGCGCTGGACGGGAACGTGGAGAAGCTGCTGGCAGCGGGCGTCTGCGTGGCCGTGGCCGATCAGGTCGAGGAGGCGGGCACCGGGCTGGTCGACCGCAAGGTCACGCAGCTGCTCACGCCGGGCACCGTGACCGAGGAACGGCACTTGGGCGTGGACGAGAACTACCTGGCGGCCGTGGCGACCGGCGACGGCTACGCGCTGGCCCTGCTGGACGTGAGCACCGGGGAGTTCCGCTGCGCGGCCTTTCACACCCGGCTGGCGCTGTACGACGAGCTGTCGCGCTGGCGAGCACGCGAGGTGCTGCTGGCGCCCGAACTGGCGGGAAACGCGGCGCTGCTCGCCGACTTCCAGGCCCGCTTTCCCGTGATGCTCTCACCAGCGAACTTCGACGAGGACGGCTGCCGCACGGAGCTGGGCACGACCCTGGGCGAGGTGCCGGGAACGCTGTCCACCCCGGCGCTGGTGCGGGCCTGCGGAGCGGTGGCCGGGTACGCCCGCGTGACCCTCCAGGGGCAGCTGGGCATGGTGCGCCGCGTGGTGCGCTTCGAGCCGGGCGCGCACATGCGGCTCGCAGATTCGGCGCTGCGGGCGCTGGAGGTGTTCACGCCGCAGTCGCCGCAGGGCATGACTCTGATGGACATCCTGTGCCAGACGCGCACGGCGGGTGGCCGGAGGAGATTGCGGGCGTGGCTGCGGGCGCCTCTGCTCGACGAGCTGAGCATCCGTGCCCGGCAGGACGGCGTGGAGGCCCTGACCCGCGCGGCCGACCTGCGGGGCGGAGTGCGCTCGCTGCTGTACCGCGCCCACGATCTGGAGCGGCTTGCGGCGCGCGTGGCGACCCGCCGGGCCACGCCGCGCGAGGTGGCGGCGCTGGCCCGCACACTGGAACTGCTGCCCGAGGCGACCCGGCTGCTGGACGGGCAGGGCGGCCTGCTGGGCGGCATCCGGGCGCGGCTGGACGGGCTGCCCGACGTGGTGACGCGCATCCGCGCCGCGCTGGTGGACGATCCGCCGCTGCGGCTGGGCGACGGCGGCCTGATCCGCGACGGCTTTTCCGCCGAACTGGACGAGGTTCGGGGCAGCGCCCTGTCGCACCGGGCGTGGCTGGCGGAACTGGAAACGAGCGAGCGCAAACGCACCGGCATCGGGTCGCTGAAGGTGGGCTTCAACTCGGTGTTCGGGTATTACCTGGAAGTGACCGGGCCGCATCTGGGCAAGGTGCCGCCCGACTACCGACAGGTGGCCACGCTCAAGGATCGCGCCCGCTTCACCCGCCCGGATCTGCGCGAGCGCGAGCGCGAGATCGCCCGGCTGGACGCGGCGGCCTCGCGGCTGGAGGTCGAGGTGTTCACGGAACTGCGCGACTCGCTGGCCGCGCATGCCGAGGCGCTCGCGGAGGCCGCCGGGGCGCTCTCGGAACTGGACGTGCTCGCTGCGCTGGCGGAACTGGCGGTGGACTGCTCGTGGAGGCGGCCACAGACGGTGCCGGAGACCGAGCTGGCGCTGACGCAGGCGCGGCATCCGGTCGTCGAGCGGTCGACCGGCGGGAAATTCGTGCCGAACGACGCGGCGCTGGACGGCGGCCGTTTCCTGCTGCTGCTGACCGGGCCGAACATGGCGGGCAAGAGCACCTACCTGCGCACCGTGGCCATCTGCGCGCTGCTGCACCAGATCGGCTCGTTCGTACCCGCCGACCACGCCAGCATGCCCGTGTACGACGCCATCCATACTCGCATCGGGGCGAGCGACGACCTCGCCGGTGGGCGCTCGACGTTCATGGTCGAGATGAGCGAGCTGGCCGCCATCCTGCACGGCGCGACCGCGCGCAGCTTGGTCATCCTCGACGAGGTCGGGCGCGGCACCAGCACGCTGGACGGTCTCGCCATCGCGCAGGCGGCGCTGGAGCACCTGCACGTGACCCGGGCGCACACGCTGTTCGCCACGCACTACTTCGAGCTGACCCGGCTGGAATCCGAGCTGCCGGGCGTGGTGAACCTGCACGTGGCCGCCGAGGAGGATGCCCGCACGGATGGCGGCGTGGGCCTGACCTTCTACCACCAGGTCGTGCCCGGCGCGGCGCGGCACAGTTACGGCGTGGAGGTCGCGCGGCTGGCCGGGCTGCCGGGGAACGTCACGACCCGCGCGGGACGGCTGCTCACCGCCCTGAACGCGGGCGGCGACGACCGCCGGCTGGTGCAGGAACTCGCCACGCTGGACGTGTCGCGCCTGACGCCCCTGCAGGCGCTGGAACTGATCCACCGCTGGCAGCGCGAGGCGACCGGGACGGCGGACGCCGAGGCCGTTCATCCCTGA
- a CDS encoding S8 family serine peptidase, whose protein sequence is MRQFLEACRFVLAWSGRGLLAAVLLALHVGAAAQPARTFPGSPFAVFPPIASAGERVWLIGHGLEGTRVVWVGGHAAKLTADTPAGWYAFQVPESVPGGFQGVSVQGPARPGSPLLSIMPRVSSDDLPAQALTAYLRADAQPGFQARYTARVERLAEACARLCPAELTETLRAMTRLEFRALTPLSDPAGPTSPRTPPVHLPALRSLPSVLPATAQALAVSGLDRVLKAPNASTPALGGEGLCSQLAGDVDISTLPPGTEGRVIALLNLLFWGDLGIDPIAGGHPTATAPIPFQGDPPLQMLEDPKVLGPLGRGGQGVTIHVLDTASPSGDPFTMTNINYYNEVYPTRPGHGSIVGAIAQAVAPDAKVVLSPVCTLDGGQTCRTLAVVRALCEVAREARQGGKHVVNLSLGGPYPSLGVLLALRDLATQGVPTAASYGNRDDCHSLEPGDRCSHYPADWSGTFALSAQPDSPTMLLSVAGWDVATREYATYNRTTVIPWAQTALPSVLAPGEFWFQPPGTTESMPYFGTSFAAPVVSGLLANWLSCRTGVPYMPLITRIDPVTSPTPLPANVLKACP, encoded by the coding sequence ATGAGGCAATTTCTCGAAGCGTGCCGGTTCGTCCTGGCGTGGAGCGGCCGGGGCCTCCTGGCCGCCGTCCTGCTGGCCCTGCACGTCGGCGCTGCGGCCCAGCCCGCCCGCACGTTCCCTGGCAGTCCGTTCGCCGTGTTCCCGCCCATCGCGTCGGCGGGCGAGCGCGTCTGGCTGATCGGCCACGGCCTGGAGGGCACCCGCGTCGTCTGGGTCGGGGGGCACGCGGCGAAGCTCACGGCCGACACGCCCGCCGGCTGGTACGCGTTCCAGGTGCCGGAGAGCGTACCGGGCGGCTTCCAGGGGGTCAGCGTGCAGGGACCGGCGCGGCCGGGCAGCCCTCTTCTGTCCATCATGCCCAGGGTGTCCAGCGACGACCTGCCGGCCCAGGCCCTCACGGCGTACCTGCGGGCAGACGCCCAGCCCGGCTTTCAGGCGCGCTACACCGCCAGGGTCGAGCGGCTGGCCGAGGCCTGCGCCCGGCTCTGCCCCGCCGAACTGACCGAGACACTCAGGGCCATGACCCGCCTGGAGTTCCGCGCCTTGACGCCCCTCTCCGATCCCGCCGGGCCGACGTCCCCACGCACCCCTCCGGTGCACCTGCCGGCCCTGCGTTCCCTTCCCTCTGTGCTGCCTGCGACGGCCCAGGCGCTGGCCGTCTCGGGGCTCGACCGCGTGCTGAAGGCGCCGAACGCCAGTACTCCAGCTCTGGGTGGCGAGGGCCTGTGCTCCCAGCTGGCGGGCGACGTCGACATCAGCACCCTGCCGCCGGGCACTGAGGGCCGCGTGATTGCCCTGCTGAACCTGCTGTTCTGGGGTGACCTGGGCATCGACCCCATCGCGGGCGGTCACCCGACGGCCACGGCGCCCATCCCCTTCCAGGGCGATCCACCCCTCCAGATGCTTGAAGATCCCAAGGTGCTCGGCCCGCTGGGCCGGGGCGGGCAGGGCGTCACGATTCACGTGCTGGACACCGCCAGTCCGTCCGGCGATCCGTTCACGATGACCAACATCAACTACTACAACGAGGTCTACCCGACCCGTCCCGGTCACGGTTCCATCGTCGGAGCCATCGCGCAGGCGGTGGCCCCGGACGCGAAGGTGGTTCTGAGCCCGGTGTGCACCCTGGACGGTGGGCAGACCTGCCGCACCCTGGCAGTCGTCCGTGCTCTGTGCGAGGTCGCCCGGGAGGCCCGGCAGGGCGGGAAACACGTCGTGAACCTCAGCCTGGGCGGGCCATATCCGTCGCTGGGCGTGCTGCTGGCCCTGCGTGACCTGGCCACCCAGGGCGTGCCCACCGCCGCGTCGTACGGGAACCGCGACGACTGCCACAGCCTGGAACCCGGCGACCGGTGCAGCCACTACCCGGCCGACTGGTCAGGCACGTTTGCGCTGTCGGCCCAGCCGGATTCGCCCACCATGCTGCTCAGCGTGGCCGGGTGGGACGTGGCGACCAGGGAATACGCCACGTACAACCGCACGACCGTGATTCCCTGGGCGCAGACCGCCCTGCCCAGCGTGCTGGCCCCCGGCGAATTCTGGTTCCAGCCGCCCGGGACGACCGAGTCCATGCCCTACTTCGGCACGTCCTTCGCAGCACCTGTGGTATCGGGTCTGCTGGCGAACTGGCTGTCGTGCAGGACAGGGGTGCCATACATGCCCCTCATCACCCGGATCGATCCCGTGACCAGTCCGACGCCACTGCCCGCGAACGTCCTAAAGGCCTGCCCCTGA
- a CDS encoding glyoxalase/bleomycin resistance/extradiol dioxygenase family protein: MTHESFQRVVPMLTYEHGAAAMDWLIQAFGFTEGTRLLGDAGRLLHGEVLAGGSRIMLADGPDGYQSPATLRERYGPAQQWLDVPWIVNGVLVYVPDLDGHARRAAQAGAVILSGIEEGPPGRRYRAADVEGQRWYFFEELPATS; the protein is encoded by the coding sequence ATGACGCACGAGTCTTTCCAGCGCGTTGTCCCCATGCTGACCTATGAACACGGCGCCGCCGCGATGGACTGGCTGATTCAGGCGTTTGGCTTCACGGAGGGAACGCGCCTGCTGGGCGATGCCGGGCGACTCCTGCACGGCGAGGTGCTGGCCGGCGGCAGCCGCATCATGCTCGCGGACGGCCCGGACGGATATCAGTCGCCCGCCACCCTGCGCGAACGGTACGGCCCGGCGCAGCAGTGGCTGGACGTCCCCTGGATCGTCAATGGCGTCCTGGTCTATGTGCCGGATCTCGACGGACACGCCCGGCGTGCCGCGCAGGCCGGCGCGGTGATCCTCTCGGGCATCGAGGAGGGCCCGCCCGGTCGCCGGTACCGCGCCGCCGACGTGGAGGGCCAGCGCTGGTATTTCTTCGAGGAGCTGCCCGCCACGTCCTGA
- a CDS encoding S8/S53 family peptidase: protein MLNNEDLKKLDFGQLYSGGVNLGFLGKSSSQDLNNNLIVDENNIVTFPFSKFNFKDGDKILFGNNEYILQKNVSGKYWYAKLKDEDLAIAQGFYDPKSKEQLGTKSVVEYIDRHRFEIIIVSDKRITKLEDIAAIAGVDVGKLKDAFIDFPASLKLDGNNGDVCGKFLYVLHNVPGSVVRLMPLAEIVSDYITNPTASGYPNPTGSTYPNPSEDYEKADKTNKITFADDVAKRSSKKLQFDIIKWKNDYSKLDKGSVIIDLLDTSTNYIDNYSYPAWDTFNGAKEQREVPGHGSAIAQLIWTNISPSLKINFERVCDRNICDAKSLITAVCSVQQAAQRDKGNGIYHIINLSLGNNVAAGTQLLTYALMDASKMGVATVLSNGNTESCKYTPANQVCLQYPGDSLTNTAIASQWPNVYIVGSSFNDQEAHFNRNYDKRLGNNITRNPDVYVPGVLFQEQDTKYKNSDLMMRSGTSFATGLMSGYLALWKQCPNNISKDWPMSNGGLYGYNSTPILNLEVMFKNCS from the coding sequence ATGTTAAATAACGAGGATTTAAAAAAACTTGACTTCGGTCAACTTTATAGTGGTGGAGTGAATTTAGGCTTTTTAGGTAAATCGTCTAGCCAGGATTTGAACAACAACCTCATAGTTGATGAAAATAATATAGTTACATTTCCTTTCTCAAAATTTAATTTTAAAGATGGAGATAAGATATTATTTGGAAATAACGAATATATACTTCAGAAGAATGTATCCGGCAAATACTGGTATGCTAAGTTGAAAGACGAAGATCTAGCGATTGCTCAAGGTTTTTATGATCCTAAGAGCAAGGAGCAATTAGGAACGAAAAGCGTTGTCGAGTATATCGATCGACATAGATTTGAAATCATTATAGTTTCAGACAAAAGAATTACCAAGCTAGAAGACATTGCTGCGATCGCCGGTGTCGACGTAGGGAAGCTGAAAGATGCCTTTATCGATTTTCCTGCCTCTCTAAAACTTGACGGCAATAATGGTGATGTGTGCGGTAAATTTTTATATGTTTTGCATAACGTACCAGGCTCAGTTGTAAGGCTGATGCCGTTAGCCGAAATCGTTTCGGATTATATAACTAATCCTACAGCGAGTGGTTATCCTAATCCAACGGGGAGCACCTATCCAAACCCCTCAGAAGATTATGAAAAGGCGGATAAGACAAATAAAATCACCTTTGCGGATGACGTAGCCAAAAGATCTTCAAAAAAACTGCAATTCGATATAATAAAATGGAAAAACGATTATTCTAAACTCGATAAAGGTAGTGTAATTATAGACTTACTGGATACTTCTACAAATTATATCGATAATTATTCATATCCCGCTTGGGATACGTTTAACGGTGCAAAGGAGCAAAGAGAGGTTCCTGGCCATGGCTCCGCAATTGCTCAGTTGATTTGGACAAACATCTCACCGAGTTTGAAAATTAATTTCGAAAGGGTATGCGACCGTAATATATGTGACGCAAAGAGTCTAATTACTGCTGTTTGTAGCGTCCAGCAAGCAGCACAAAGAGACAAAGGCAACGGTATATATCATATTATAAACCTTAGTCTGGGGAACAATGTCGCTGCTGGCACCCAATTGCTAACCTACGCATTGATGGATGCCTCCAAAATGGGTGTTGCAACCGTCCTTTCAAATGGCAATACTGAATCCTGCAAGTACACTCCAGCGAATCAAGTTTGCCTGCAATACCCCGGTGATAGTCTAACCAACACAGCTATAGCGTCACAATGGCCTAACGTATACATCGTCGGCTCATCGTTTAATGACCAAGAAGCCCACTTCAATCGAAATTACGACAAGCGATTAGGGAATAATATTACACGCAATCCGGATGTCTACGTTCCTGGAGTTTTATTCCAAGAACAGGATACAAAGTATAAGAATAGCGACCTGATGATGCGTTCTGGAACATCATTTGCCACGGGATTGATGTCTGGATATCTAGCGTTATGGAAGCAATGTCCAAACAACATTAGCAAAGATTGGCCTATGTCGAACGGCGGACTGTACGGCTATAATTCAACGCCCATACTAAACTTGGAAGTTATGTTTAAAAATTGCAGCTAG